A segment of the Parasphingopyxis algicola genome:
GCCATGCCGGTCGGGCCCGTCGCCTGGCTCGGTTAAATCCGTACCATCTTCATCATCGGTTCGTGATAGCGGGGCCCGGCCGTTTCGCCGGCCGGTGCCGCCGCATCGAGCCGCGCGAGATCGTCATCGCTCAGCGAAACGTCGACCGATGCCATGGAGTCTTCCAGCGTTACCCGGCGCTTCGATCCGGGGATCGGTACGATGTCCTCGCCCTGATGAAGCAGCCAGGCCAGGGCAATCTGGGCCGGCGACACGCCATGGGCGTCCGCGATCGTTTTCACGACCTCGACGATTTCCATATTCTTGGCGAAATTCTCTTCGCTGTAGCGCGGATCGTTGCGCCGATAATCGCCTTCCGGCAGGTCGTCGCGCGACGTCACCTGGCCGGTCAGAAAGCCGCGGCCGAGCGGCGAATAGGGGACGAACCCGATATCGAGTTCGCGGCAAAGCGGCAGGATCTCGGCCTCGATATCGCGTTCCCATAGCGAATATTCCGATTGCAGCGCAGCAATCGGGTGGGTGGCGGCCGCCTTGCGGATGGTCTCGAGACCCGCTTCGGACAGGCCGAGATAACGAACCTTGCCTTCCTCGACGAGCCGGGCCATCGCGCCGACTGTTTCCTCGATCGGTACATCCGGATCGACGCGATGCTGATAGTAGAGGTCGATCGTATCGATCCCAAGCCGCTGCAGCGAACCCTCGCACGCCTTGCGGATATTTTCCGGCGAGCTGTCCACGCCGCGAAAGCCGCTTTCGTCGAAAGCAAAGCCAAATTTCGTGGCGATCACGAGACCGTCGCGCTTGCCCTCGATCGCGCGGCCGAGAAGCTCCTCGTTGCGGTGCGGACCATAGACTTCGGCGGTATCGAAAAAGGTGACGCCGAGTTCGATCGCGCGATGGACGGTTGCGATCGATTCCGTTTCGTCTGCCATGCCGTACATGCCCTTGCCGATGCCGGCCATCGGCATGCAGCCCAGACCGAGCGCGGATACGGCGAGGTCATTTCCTAATGTGCGGGTTTCCATGATGCGGTCTCCTCTTCCGTCAGGCGATGGCGTTCGAAATAGCCGGTGATCTCGCGTTTGATCTCCGGTCCGAAGATATAGATGGCGATTACATTGGGAATTGCCATGAGGAAAAAGGCGCTGTCGACCAAATCGAAGACGGCCTGCACCGGCAGGACCGATCCGATCGGCAGCATCAGGACGTAGAGGATCTTGTAGATCGTGTTGCGGATCGGTCCTTCGCCAACAAGATATCCCCAGGCTTGCAAACCGTAAAATCCCCAGGCGCATAGGGTCGAATAGGCGAACAGGAACACGGCGATGGCGAGCAGGATCGGAAACCAGCTCGATATCTGCGAAAAGGCGGCCGACGTGATCGAGATGTCGTCGAGCCCGCTTTGATGCGTTCCGGCCAGCACGATCGCGATCGCGCCGAGCGAGCAGACGATTACCGTATCGATAAAGGGCTCGAGCAGTGCCACCAGTCCCTCGGACGCCGGCTCGTGGGTTCGCGCCTGAGCATGGGCGATGACCGCCGACCCGACCCCGGCCTCGCTCGAGTAGACGGCGCGCTGCATGCCGACGACGAACGCGCCGAGCACGCCTCCGGCCGCTGCCTCGCCGCTGAACGCCGCGCCGACGATCGTTGCGATCGCGGTCGGCAGTTCGGCGAAATTCATGAAGATGATCGCGAAAACGCCGATCAGATAGATGGCGGCCATCGCCGGTACGAGCAATGATGTGACGCGTGCCAGCCAGCGCACGCCGCCGATCACGACGAAGCCGACAAGTACCGCCAGGATCGCCCCATATCCCGCGCCGCTCTCGAAACCCGTGACATTCTGTACCTGGGCGAAGCTCTGATTGACCTGGACCAGCGGGATGGCGCCGCCGAGCGCGAAAAAGGCGTAGAACCCGCCCAGCACAAGTCCGATTTTCGGCCAGCCGCGCGCCGCCAGCCCGTTTTTTAACGCGTACATCGGGCCGCCCCGGATCGTCCCGTTGCTGTTGACGACGCGATATTTGTGGCCGAGCGTCACTTCGACGCATTTCAGCGTCATCGCGAAAAAGCCGATCACGAACATCCAGAAGGCCGCGCCGGGGCCGCCGGTGGCGATGGCGACGGCGACGCCGGCAATGTTGCCGAGACCGACCGTTCCGGACAGCGCCGTCGTCAGCGCGCCGAACTGGCTGATCTGTCCGGGGGCGTCGATATTATGGCCCGGCTTGCTCAGGATGCGGAGCGAATAGCGGAAACCGCGGATGTTGATGAAGCCGAGCCAGAGCGTGAATATCACCATCGGCAGCGCGAGCCAGATGACGATCAGGGTAATGTCGACGCCGAAAATCGGGACTTTCGTGAAAACCAGTGCGTTGAGATCGGCGAGCGCCCCCTCCAGCCATGCGATCATGCCAATCCTTCCCTGTAGGCATCGTGCTTCACACGATCATGGGCGGCGGCTAGGAGAGGCACAAGCGGAATCAAATGAAAAGTGAATATCAATGACGCGCAGCTATTTCGGAACCGATGGCATCCGGGGCCGGACCAACAGGTCACCGATGACTGCGGACGTCGCGATGAAAGTCGGTCAGGCGGCCGGCGCCCATTTTCTGAGAGGGGACCATCGTCACCGGGTCGTCATCGGAAAGGATACCAGGCTGTCGGGCTATATGATGGAGTCGGCCCTCGTCGCCGGTTTTACCAGCGTGGGTATGGACGTGATCATGGTCGGGCCGATGCCGACGCCAGGCGTCGCGATGCTGACTAAATCGATGCGGGCAGATCTCGGTGTGATGATCTCTGCCAGTCACAATCCTTATGTCGATAACGGCATCAAGCTGTTCGGTCCGAACGGCTACAAGCTTTCCGACGCCGATGAGATGGCAATCGAAAAACTGATGCTCGACCCGCCAGCTTTGGTTCCGTCCGAACAGATCGGCCGGGCACGCCGCGTCGACGATGCACAGGGCCGATACATCAATGACGCGAAAACGACGTTCCCGGGCAAGCTGCGGCTGGATGGCCTCAAGATCGTCCTCGATTGCGCCAATGGCGCGGCCTATAAAGTTGCTCCGTCGGCGCTTTGGGAACTCGGAGCCGAAGTCGTGGCACTCGGTGTCAGCCCCAACGGCACCAACATCAACGACAAGTGCGGTTCGACCTATCCGAAGGAACTGTGCCGCCGAGTTGTGCAGGAGGGCGCGGCCATCGGTCTTGCGCTCGACGGCGATGCCGACCGGCTGATCGTCGTCGATGAAAAAGGCGTCATCGTCGACGGCGATCAGCTCATGGCGCTCATTGCAAGCGACTGGAAGCGCCACGGCAAGCTCGAAGGCGATTCCATCGTCGCCACAGTCATGTCGAATATCGGGCTTGAGAAGTTTCTCCAGGGCGAAGGGATCGGTCTGGAGCGCTCAAAGGTTGGCGACCGCTATGTATTGGAGATGATGCGCGCCAAGGGATGTAACGTCGGCGGTGAACAATCCGGCCACCTGATTCTCACCGACTATGCGACAACGGGTGACGGATTGATCGCCGGGCTTCAGATTCTGGCGGCCTTGGTAACGAGTGGAAAAACCGCCAGCGATTTGCTCCATCTGTTCGAACCCTATCCGCAGCTGCTCAAGAATGTCCGCTACAATGGCGGGGATCCGCTCGCCGAGGAATCGGTCAAGGCGGCCATCGCCGACGGTGAAGCGAGGCTATCTGCGACTGGGCGTGTGTTGATCCGCAAATCGGGGACCGAGCCGCTGATCCGGGTGATGGCGGAAGGCGAGGACGAGGGCCTTATCGAAGCGGTGGTCAATGATATCTGCTCGGCGGTGGAGGATGCGGCCTGATGCTGGAGATGCGGCCGGACTGCGAACGCTGCGGCACCGATTTGCCGGCCGAGAAGGCCGGCGCACACATCTGCTCGTTCGAATGCACCTTCTGTTCGGATTGCACGAAGGGGCCGTTGGCCGGCAGCTGCCCGAATTGCGGCGGCGAACTGCGGCAGCGGCCCGTCCGCGCAACCGCTCTTCTGGACCGCTTTCCGGCTTCGACGGAGCGAAAATACAAGGCGAACGCATGACGAAACCGGCCCGGATTCTCGCCATCGCGGGATCGGATAGTGGGGGAGGCGCGGGAATCCAGGCGGACATCAAGACGATCACGATGCTTGGCGCGCACGCGATGACGGCCGTCACCGTGATCACCGCCCAGAACACGATCGGCGTTCAGGCAGTTGAGCCGGTCCGCATCGAGAGCGTCCTTGCCCAGATCGACTCGGTCGATTCGGATATCGGCATCGATGCGATCAAGATCGGCATGCTCGGATCGGACGAACTGGTCGAGGCGCTTGTCGAGCGGTTGGGCAAGATCGATGTTCCCATCGTATTCGATCCGGTCATGGTGGCGACGAGCGGCTCCGTGCTCGCGGACGACGCGACCATTGCTGCATTTCACAAACTGATGCGGGTCGCCACGATCCTGACGCCCAATCTTCCGGAACTCGCGCGGCTGACATCGTCGCCGCTATCGTCGGCCTATGAAATGGAGCGGGAAGCACGGCGGCTGGCGCGCGATGCCGATTGCATCGTCCTGGCAAAGGGCGGTCATCTCGAGGGCGAACTCGTTACCGACATTCTTGTGCGGCCCGATGGCAAGGTCGATCGTTGGAAGAATAGCCGGATCGACACGGAGCATAGTCACGGCACGGGCTGTACGCTTTCCAGCGCGTTGGCGACCGGTCTCGGGCAGGGCATGGCACCCGTCGAAGCTGCCAGCCGCGCCCGCGGTTTTGTCCGGGCGGCACTCAAGGCGGCGCCCGGCCTCGGCGAGGGTAACGGCCCGCTCGGTTTTGCAGATATGCGAGAATTCTGGCCGTGAGCGTTCCGGTGGCGGGGGTCGATGAGGCGGGCAGAGGGCCATTGGCCGGACCGGTCGTCGCGGCGGCGGTCATCCTGTGCGACGACGGGATTGCCGGTCTCGACGACAGCAAGAGGCTCAGCGCAGGGCGGCGCGCCGAACTGGAGACGCAAATTCGTGCGCGCTGCACAGTTGGCGTCGGGATGTCCGAACCCGACGAGATCGACCGGATCAACATCCTCCAGGCCACACTCGCGGCGATGCGAAGGGCGGTCGACGCACTGGAAGTCGCTCCCGACCATATACTCGTCGATGGCAACAAGCTCCCGGATTGGCACTATTCGGCCGAGGCGGTTGTTGGCGGTGACGCTTTGCATCCCTGTATCTCGGCCGCGTCGATCATTGCCAAGGAAGTACGCGATCGAATGATGTTGGCGGCCGCGAAAAACCACCCGCATTATGGCTGGGAGCGCAACAAAGGCTATCCGACCCGCGCGCATCTGGATGCCCTTCGGGAGCATGGGCCATGCTCCCTGCATCGCCGGAGCTTTGCGCCGGTCGCGCAGTCATTGCTCAACCTTTGAGTCTTTCCCGCCACACCGCAGTATCTTGAGTCCGGGGCGGCCGGCGACGGGCTATATCTGGTGGCGGACTCTTTTCGTTCCCGTTCCGTTAACCAGATCCTCATCTTGTTCGTTAACGATGTTCGCCTTGACCCCGGAGTCCGGTTGACTCAGGTTCTCACCTCTTTTCGCAAGGGGCACGGCGGATGACGATTGCAGAACAGCTCGATACGGCACGAAGCGCGAAGACCGTGCGGCGCAAAAAATCGGTTGAAATCGAAACTGATCGCATTCTCGAGGACGATTGCGTTGCCGCGATGGCGTCTCTGCCCGACGCCTGTATCGACATGATTTTTGCCGATCCGCCCTACAATCTGCAATTGGGCGGCGACCTTTACCGGCCCGAGGGCAGCCAGGTCGATGCGGTCGACGACGATTGGGACAAGTTCGACAGTTTTGCCGCTTACGACGCCTTTACGCGCGCATGGCTCAAAGAGGCCCGACGCATTCTCAAACCCGATGGCACGCTCTGGGTAATCGGCAGCTATCACAATATCTTCCGGGTCGGATCTGCGTTGCAGGATGAAGGCTATTGGATCCTCAACGATATCGTCTGGCGCAAGGCCAACCCGATGCCGAACTTCCGCGGCACACGCTTCACCAACGCCCATGAAACGATGATATGGGCGTCGAAAAGCGAGAAGGCGAAATACACGTTCAACTACAAGACCATGAAATCGCTCAACGACGAACTGCAGATGCGCTCCGACTGGCTGATCCCCATTTGCGCGGGTCAAGAGCGGTTGAAAGACGGCGGCAAGAAAGCGCATCCGACGCAAAAGCCCGAAGCGCTGCTGTACCGGGTGATGCTCGCCAGCACCAAGCCGGACGATGTTGTGCTCGATCCGTTTTTCGGCACCGGGACGACCGGCGCCGTCGCGCGGCGTCTGGGCCGAAAATGGATCGGTATCGAACGGGAAAAACGCTATTGCAGCGTGGCGCGCGAGCGGATCGAAGCGGCCCTGCCACTCGATGAATCGGCGCTGACGATCATGAAGTCGAATGCGGCGCAGCCCAAGGTGCCGTTCGGCGCTCTGATCGAAACCGGCATGCTCAAACCCGGCGCGGTGCTGATGGACAGGAAACGCCGCTGGAAAGCCGAAGTGCGGATCGACGGATCGCTCGTCACCAAGAATGGCAAGGAAGGGTCGATCCACAAATTGGGCGCGCTGCTGCAGGGCGCGCCATCCTGCAATGGCTGGACATTCTGGCATTTCGAGACCGATGACGGACTGAAATCCATCGACGATCTGCGTGCCGAATACCGGCTTGCGCATTTTCCCTGATCGCCTTTCCGGATTGCGCTGGCACACGCATGGCTTTCCAATGGCACTGCGTTAAAGGGGTTGCATGACCGATATCCCCCCCAGCGCCAGCCTCTATTTCCGGCCGACCGGTTTCGTCGAGGCGCCGTTCGGTCTGGACGGGCAAGTGATGCGCCTTGCCGGCGGTCTGCTCTGGTTCAGCGCTTTCGATGTGATCGTCGTTGATGGCGGCGAGCGTCTCGCTCCTAAACTTGTAACCATCGACACTCTGGACGATTTCATCGGTTCGCTGAGCGATGCCCAGGCCCAACGCGCGCGCACCGCCATCGCGCGGATCGGCGAACCGCGCGCGCCTTTTCAGCTGGGCGAGCGGGTTCTGCGCTTCGACGAACCCCGGATCGCCGGGATATTGAACGTCACCCCCGACAGTTTTTCCGATGGCGGGCGTCATAGCGACGATCCGCAAGGCGCGGCCGACGCCGGTTTTGCGATGAGCTCGCGCGGTGCCGCGATGATCGATGTCGGCGGGGAATCCACCCGCCCGGGCGCAGCCGATGTCTGGGAAGGCGACGAGATCGAGCGCGTCATTCCGGTAATCGAGCGGCTGGCTGCCTCGGGCGTTGCCATATCGGTGGACACGCGCAAGGTCGCGGTAATGGAGGCCGCGCTTTCGGCCGGCGCGGCGATCGTCAACGATGTCAGCGCGCTGCGGTTCGACGACCGATCGCTTGCGCTCGTTGCAGCGGCTGGCTGCCCCGTCATCATCATGCATCATGCCGGCAAGGGACATGAACTCCATGCCGATCCCGACTATCGCGATCCGCTCGTCGAGGTCTATGACTGGCTCGAAAACCGGGTAGAGGAGCTGGTCAAAGGCGGTGTTGCGCGCGATAAGATCGTGATCGATCCGGGTATCGGTTTCGGGAAGGCGCTTCAGCACAATCTGGCTCTGATCAACGGGCTCAGCCTGTTTCACGGGCTCGGTTGTCCGATCATGCTCGGGGCCAGCCGCAAACGGCTGATCGGAGCCCTGTCGAACGAGGCGCCGGCGGACGAACGGCTCGGCGGTTCGCTGGCGCTGGTGACGCTGGGTGCGGCGCAAGGCGTCCAGCTGTTGCGGGTGCATGACGTGGCCGAGAGCGTCCAGGCGCTGCACGTCTGGCGCGGCCTTCGGGACGCGGCGCTGATACCCGCCGGCTAGGCGGCGTTGTCGATTCCGAGTTCGGCGAGTTTGCGATAGAGCGTCGAACGGCCGATCCCGAGACGCCGCGCCACCTCGGTCATCCGGCCGCGATAATGACCGATGGCGAGGCGAATGACGTCGGCCTCGATGTCCGAGAGCGGGCGGAGATTGCCGTCGGGTTCGTAGAGCGCGACGCCCGGGCCGTCGGCAAAGGCGTGGACGGTGGACGGACGATCGTTCGTGCGGCCTTCTGACTGGCGGACGAGATCGGCGATTTCGGGAAAGTCCGCCGAGGTCAATGCAGCGCCCTGGCATCCGATGGCGGCACGAAACAGCGTGTCCTGCAACTGGCGCACATTGCCGGGCCAGTCATATCGCATGAGTACGGCCAGCGCGTCGTCGGTAATCCCGAGCGCGCGCATACCCGGCTGCCCGGCGATACGCGTGAGAAGGTGCCTGGCAAGCGGCGGTATGTCCCCGGCGCGCTTGCGCAGCGGCGGAATGGTCAGTCCGACGATGTTGAGGCGGTAGTACAGATCTTCGCGGAAATTCCCGGCTGATACCTGTTCCAGCAGATCGCTGTTCGCGCCGGTGATCAGCCGCACATCGACCTCGAAACCGCGCGGCGAGCCGATCGGACGGACGATGCCGTTCTCGATCGTCTTGGCGAGTTTGGCCTGTATCTCGGCGGGAATGGCCGCGATCTCGTCGATGAACAGCGTCGCGCCATCGGCCTCGGCGAGCTTGCCGACATGTTTTTCGAACGCGCCGGCAAAGGCGCCCTTTTCATGGCCGAACAGTTCGGATTCGATCAGGTTCGCCGGTGTGGCTCCGCAATTCAACGTGTGGAGCGGACGTTTGGCGCGCGGGCTCGCCGCGTGAATGGCCCGCGCGAAGACTTCCTTGCCGACGCCCGGTTCGCCGTCGATCAGCACGGGAACCCGTGAACGGGCTGCCTTGGCGGCGATGGCCAACGCCGCCCTGAACTCCGGCGCCGATCCGACGATCTCGTCGAAGGGCAGTGTCTGCAAAACCTTTTCGCTCAGCGGCCGCAACTCGCCCCGGTGCAGATGCGCTTCGGTCGCCGCGTCGAGCGCCGCCACCAGCCGCTCCGGCGCAATCGGTTTGGCGAGAAAATCCGTGGCTCCAGCCCGCATCGCATCGACGGCGATCGAAACTTTCGATTGCGCGGTGATAACGAGAATCGGCAGCTTCGGCCGAAGTTGCACCAGCTGCTCGATCAAACTGACATCCTCGGAACTCGGTGCCCAATAATCGATCAACACCGCGTCGACCGTTTCGCAATCCCGAGATCCGAGCAGCAGCAAGGCATCCTTGCCCGATTCAGCGCGAATGCTTCGCCATCCCGATCGGGCGGCGATGGCTGCCATGAGCCGGCCCTGGGCGGGCTCATCATCGATCAGCAGCAGTGTTTTCGCCCTGTCTTCCGGCATTCAGGACCTCGCATCGGGTGGAACCAAAGCGCCATAGACCGGGTAGAGTAAAAGCCACCTTAAGGTTTGCGCACAGCTCAGCTTGGGCGCGAACCAGAAAAATCATGGCCAATTTCGCTTGAGACGCGCAGAAGCGACGGTTAGACATCGTCGAACCAGTTTCCGAAATATGCAGGGGTAGCGCAGATGACTGACGAAAACGGCCATCCGGACATGGATTACAAGGCCCATGGTAACACCTATTCGGGCTTTTTGAGCCTATTGAAATGGGGAACGATACTCTCGATCATTGCTGCTATAGCCGCGATCATCGCGATCACTTGACCGGGGGCTCCACCTTTTGAAAATCGCTGTCCTGAAAGAGCGTGACCCGCTCGAAACGAGAGTCTCCGCGACGCCGGAAACCGTGAAGAAATTTATAGCGCTCGGGGCGACCATGGCGGTCGAGTCGGGTGCGGGCGAAACGGCGGGTTTCGCCGATGCCGAATATCGCGAGGCCGGCAGCGACGTCGGCGACAGGGAAGCTGTGATCGCCGATGCCGATGCCATGTTTTGCGTGCGCGGTCCGGATGCCGCGGAATTGGCGCCGGCAAAAAAGGACGCCTGGTTGATCGGGGCGCTCGATCCCTTCGGGCAGCGCGAGCGGGTGGATGCCTATGCGGCGGCCGGGATTGGCGCCCTTGCCATGGAATTCATGCCGCGTATCACGCGCGCCCAGTCCATGGACATTCTGTCGAGCCAGTCGAATCTTGCCGGCTACAAGGCCGTACTCGACGCGGCGGCCGAATATGGCCGGGCTTTCCCGATGATGATGACGGCGGCCGGAACCGTTTCCGCGGCGCGTTGCTTCGTGATGGGCGTGGGTGTCGCCGGTCTGCAGGCGATCGCGACGGCCCGTCGTCTCGGCGCGCAGGTCTCCGCTACGGACGTCCGCGCGGCCACGAAGGAACAGATTGAAAGCCTCGGCGCCAAACCGATCTTCGTCGAAGAGGTCGAAGGGATCGAAGGCGAAGGCACGGGCGGTTACGCCACCGAGATGTCCGAAGAATATCAGAAGGCGCAGGCCGAACTGGTTTCGTCGCATATCGCCAAGCAGGATATCGTGATCACGACAGCGCTGATTCCCGGCCGGCCGGCACCGCGGCTGATTTCGGACGCGCAGATCGCGACGATGAAGCCGGGCAGCGTCATCGTGGATCTGGCGGTCGAACAGGGCGGCAATGTCGAAGGCGCGGTCGCGGGCGAAGTGATCAAAAAGCATGGCGTGAAGATCGTCGGCCATCGCAATGTCGCCGGCCGGCTGGCGGCCGATGCGTCGGCGCTTTATGCGCGCAATCTCTACAATTTCCTCAGCGCCTTTTGGGATGAAGAGACGAAAGCGCCGATCCTTCCGGAGGATGACGAGATCGTTCAGGGGGTGACGCTCACCCGCGACGGCAATGTCGTCAACGAGCGGCTCACGGCCAGTTAGGGGCAATCCATGGACTTTATCTCGATCCTCTCGATTTTCGTGCTGGCATGTTTCGTCGGTTATTACGTCGTCTGGTCGGTGACGCCGGCGCTGCATACGCCGTTGATGAGCGTCACCAACGCGATTTCTTCGGTCATCGTGGTTGGCGCGCTGATTGCAGCTGCCGCCGGCGGCGCGGTGGATGCCGAAGCGGCGAAATGGCTCGGTTTGGCCGGAGTCGTGCTGGCATCGGTCAACATCTTTGGCGGCTTTGCCGTTACCGAGCGCATGCTCGCCATGTACAAGAAGAAGGAGCGGAAATAGTGGGTCGGCTCCTCTCCTTTATCGCGCTCTCTTCGATAGCGGCTCCCGCGTTTGCCGCCGGCGAAGCGGCGGCCATCCCGGCATGGGTGGCGCTTGCCTATCTTGTGGCCGGCATACTCTTCATTCTCGCGTTGAGAGGACTCTCGTCGCCGGAAACCAGCCGGGCGGGCAACCGTTTCGGCATGATCGGCATGGCGATCGCGGTCGCGACAACGCTCGTGACCCACGATATCGCCGGGCTGCCGGAGATATTGATAGCCATCGCGATTGGCGGCACGATCGGGTTCGTCATTGCGCGACGCATCGCGATGACGGCGATGCCGCAGCTTGTCGCGGCCTTCCACTCCTTGGTCGGCATGGCCGCGGTGCTGGTCGCGGCTGCCGCCTATCTCAATCCCGGTGCATTCGGGATTACCGATGCGGCGGGCATATTGCTGCCTGTCAGCCGGGTCGAAATGGGCCTTGGCGTGGCGATCGGCGCGATCACGTTTAGCGGCTCGGTCATCGCGTTCCTGAAGCTTAACGGCAACATGTCGGGTGCCCCGATCCTGCTGCCCGCGCGGCATGTCATCAATCTCGGCACATTGGTGGTGATCCTGGGCCTGATCGGCTGGTTCTACACGCTTGCCAATCCGATCATGGATGCGCCCTGGCTGTTCTGGACGGTCACCATTCTCGCCTTCGTGATCGGCTTCCTGCTGATCATTCCCATCGGCGGCGCCGACATGCCGGTCGTCGTCTCGATGCTCAACAGCTATTCGGGCTGGGCCGCGGCGGCGATGGGCTTCACGCTCGGCAACACCGCCATGATCATCACCGGCGCGCTCGTCGGCTCTTCGGGCGCGATCCTCAGCTATATCATGTGCCGCGCGATGAACCGGAAATTCCTGTCGGTCATCGCCGGCGGCTTCGGCTCGGACGGCGGCGGCGGCCCACAGGGCGAGAAGGTCGACCGGCCCTGGAAAGCCGGCTCTGCCGACGATGCGGCCTTTATCATGAAGCAGGCCGAGAAGGTCATCATCATCCCCGGCTACGGCATGGCCGTCGCCCAGGCGCAGCATGTGCTGCGCGAGATGGCGGACCTGCTCAAGAAAGAGGGCGTCGATGTCAAATATGCGATCCACCCGGTCGCGGGCCGGATGCCGGGCCATATGAACGTGCTGCTTGCCGAGGCGAATGTCCCTTATGACGAGGTCTTCGAGCTCGAAGATATCAACAGCGAGTTCAGCCAGGCCGATGTCGCCTTCATCATCGGGGCCAACGATGTCGTGAACCCGGCGGCCAAGACCGACAGCGGGTCGCCGATCTACGGCATGCCCGTATTCGATGTCGACAAGGCCAAGACGATCTTCTTCATCAAGCGTTCCATGGGCGGTGTGGGTTATGCCGGCGTCGACAATGACGTGTTCTACATGGACCAGACGATGATGCTGCTCTCCGACGCGAAGAAGATGTGCGAGGAGATCGTGAAGGCGCTCGGTTAAGGCGAAGCCTGCTGCTTTCGCAGTCCGGGAACCGGAATCACATCGGCTCGTTTCTCCGTCGGGGCCGAGCAATCGAGGATAGTCATGCGTAAACTGGGTCTGATCGGCGGAATGAGTTGGGCCTCGACCGCCATCTACTACGAAAAGATCAATCGCGGCGTCCGTCAGCGTCTTGGCGGGCGGCATAGCGCGCCGCTGATCATCGAAAGCCTGGACTTCGAACCCATAGCCAATGCGCAATCCAACGGGGAGTGGGACGTGCTTGGCGACCAGCTGGCGGAGAGCGCCCGGCGCCTGGCGGGGGCCGGCGCCGAGGGCTTGGTGCTGTGCTCCAACACGATGCACAAGCTGTACGACTATCTGACCGACGCCGTCGACATTCCCGTGCTCCATGTCGGGGACGTGACGGCGGCTGCAATGCACGCCGTGAATATCAGCCGCGCCGCGCTGTTCGGCACGCGGTTCACGATGAGCGAGGGCTTTCTGCGTGACCGGCTGAAGAGCCATGGCATCGAACTCGCCATTCCCGATCCGGACCGCATGGCGGAGATCGACCGGATCATCTTCGACGAACTCGTGATGGGCGAGGCGCGCGTCGAGTCCAAGCGCACGATGAAGACCTTCATCACCAATCTCGAAAAGGCCGGCAACGAGGCGGTCATACTCGGCTGCACCGAGCTCGTGATGGTCGTCAACACGAGCAGCGCCGTGCTGCCGATCTTCGATACGACCAGCTTGCATGCGGACGCCGCGCTCGAATGGATACTCGGCGCCGACTGATCCGGATCGCCAAACCCACGACACTCTCACCATTTTGACTCCATTCCGGATGTTTCGGAGCTTTCGCGCGCGTCCGCTCCGCTGCGGTCGATCGCGGCGAAGCACCGGACGCCAGCTTGTCGCCTGTTACGGCGCGGATTCTCGCTTCGCGCCGTTCTGGAGTATGTCGAGCCTTCTCGGTCCGCATTGGCTGCAATATAGCGAACATAGACAGAACAGGGGTCCCGCTATGACGCAATCGGATACACAGACACGCCGCCACGACGATCCGGCCTCGATCCTCGTCATATCGGACACGGCGCAGGGCGAGCGGCGGTGCCGGATCGCGGTCGAGGCGATCGGCGCGCGCGTCGTGTCGACTGCCGGGCCGGCCGATGCGGTCGCGCGGATCGGCGAGCAGATCGCGCTCGACGCCGCGCTCGTCGACCTGGCGGAAGATCATGGCGCCGCGCTCGACACTCTGTTCGGCGAGATCGATCGCGGCGCGCGCAGCGGCCGCTATCGCAGCATAGTTTCGGTCCCGATCGAACTGCT
Coding sequences within it:
- a CDS encoding aldo/keto reductase, whose amino-acid sequence is METRTLGNDLAVSALGLGCMPMAGIGKGMYGMADETESIATVHRAIELGVTFFDTAEVYGPHRNEELLGRAIEGKRDGLVIATKFGFAFDESGFRGVDSSPENIRKACEGSLQRLGIDTIDLYYQHRVDPDVPIEETVGAMARLVEEGKVRYLGLSEAGLETIRKAAATHPIAALQSEYSLWERDIEAEILPLCRELDIGFVPYSPLGRGFLTGQVTSRDDLPEGDYRRNDPRYSEENFAKNMEIVEVVKTIADAHGVSPAQIALAWLLHQGEDIVPIPGSKRRVTLEDSMASVDVSLSDDDLARLDAAAPAGETAGPRYHEPMMKMVRI
- a CDS encoding alanine/glycine:cation symporter family protein, which gives rise to MIAWLEGALADLNALVFTKVPIFGVDITLIVIWLALPMVIFTLWLGFINIRGFRYSLRILSKPGHNIDAPGQISQFGALTTALSGTVGLGNIAGVAVAIATGGPGAAFWMFVIGFFAMTLKCVEVTLGHKYRVVNSNGTIRGGPMYALKNGLAARGWPKIGLVLGGFYAFFALGGAIPLVQVNQSFAQVQNVTGFESGAGYGAILAVLVGFVVIGGVRWLARVTSLLVPAMAAIYLIGVFAIIFMNFAELPTAIATIVGAAFSGEAAAGGVLGAFVVGMQRAVYSSEAGVGSAVIAHAQARTHEPASEGLVALLEPFIDTVIVCSLGAIAIVLAGTHQSGLDDISITSAAFSQISSWFPILLAIAVFLFAYSTLCAWGFYGLQAWGYLVGEGPIRNTIYKILYVLMLPIGSVLPVQAVFDLVDSAFFLMAIPNVIAIYIFGPEIKREITGYFERHRLTEEETASWKPAH
- a CDS encoding DUF1272 domain-containing protein, producing MLEMRPDCERCGTDLPAEKAGAHICSFECTFCSDCTKGPLAGSCPNCGGELRQRPVRATALLDRFPASTERKYKANA
- the thiD gene encoding bifunctional hydroxymethylpyrimidine kinase/phosphomethylpyrimidine kinase, encoding MTKPARILAIAGSDSGGGAGIQADIKTITMLGAHAMTAVTVITAQNTIGVQAVEPVRIESVLAQIDSVDSDIGIDAIKIGMLGSDELVEALVERLGKIDVPIVFDPVMVATSGSVLADDATIAAFHKLMRVATILTPNLPELARLTSSPLSSAYEMEREARRLARDADCIVLAKGGHLEGELVTDILVRPDGKVDRWKNSRIDTEHSHGTGCTLSSALATGLGQGMAPVEAASRARGFVRAALKAAPGLGEGNGPLGFADMREFWP
- the glmM gene encoding phosphoglucosamine mutase, with the translated sequence MTRSYFGTDGIRGRTNRSPMTADVAMKVGQAAGAHFLRGDHRHRVVIGKDTRLSGYMMESALVAGFTSVGMDVIMVGPMPTPGVAMLTKSMRADLGVMISASHNPYVDNGIKLFGPNGYKLSDADEMAIEKLMLDPPALVPSEQIGRARRVDDAQGRYINDAKTTFPGKLRLDGLKIVLDCANGAAYKVAPSALWELGAEVVALGVSPNGTNINDKCGSTYPKELCRRVVQEGAAIGLALDGDADRLIVVDEKGVIVDGDQLMALIASDWKRHGKLEGDSIVATVMSNIGLEKFLQGEGIGLERSKVGDRYVLEMMRAKGCNVGGEQSGHLILTDYATTGDGLIAGLQILAALVTSGKTASDLLHLFEPYPQLLKNVRYNGGDPLAEESVKAAIADGEARLSATGRVLIRKSGTEPLIRVMAEGEDEGLIEAVVNDICSAVEDAA
- a CDS encoding ribonuclease HII is translated as MAVSVPVAGVDEAGRGPLAGPVVAAAVILCDDGIAGLDDSKRLSAGRRAELETQIRARCTVGVGMSEPDEIDRINILQATLAAMRRAVDALEVAPDHILVDGNKLPDWHYSAEAVVGGDALHPCISAASIIAKEVRDRMMLAAAKNHPHYGWERNKGYPTRAHLDALREHGPCSLHRRSFAPVAQSLLNL